The following DNA comes from Agromyces mangrovi.
GAGGTCCTGGATCGCGTGCATCATCGCGCGCAGCGACTCGCCCATCTCGCCGATGCCGTCCACGGCCGACTTCAGGCCCGTCGTCAGCTCCTCGTAGCCCTGCCCGAACCGGCCGGACGCGTGCTGGGTGCGGAAGTCCTCGCCCAGCAGGTTGTCCACCGACGCCTTCAGCTGGTCGAGCTGCGCCTGGATGTCGTCCCGCGCGTCGCCGAGCTTCGCCGCCATGGCCTCCATCTCGCCGTACGACGCTCCGAAGTCCGCCATGAGTTCCACCTTCCCGATCGTCTCCACCGGTCCCTCGCGGACCGAACGACACCTACGCTAACCCGGCCCGCACCGACGGGCGATGGGCAGCGCTCCCCACCCGTGGACAGTGCACGCTCACGCCGAGTGCGGGGCCTGCGGTGGCACGTGCGCCGCCTCGGCCTCGGCGAGCAGCAGGGCCCCCACCGGCTCGGACGAGATCGCGCGCACCCGTCGCGGAGCGAGCAGCCCGCGCCGCGACAGCCGCTCGAGTGCGGCAGCGCGCGCTGCCTCCATCGCCGATCGTTCGTCGTCCGACAGCGCCGCGAGCGCCTCGTCGACTCGTTCGACCGCGCGGAGCCGCGCGTCGGCGACGTCGGCGAGGAACGGGTCGGCGATCGCCCGGTCGTCGGCCGTGTCGGCGTCCAGTGCCGCGCGCATCCGCACCCGGCGCACCGAATCCACGACCGCGAGCGCCAGCATGGGGACGGCGGACACCACGATCACCGGGAGCCAGCCGTCGGCCGAGGCCGCGTTCAGCGGGTCGTCCGCGACCCGCTGGAGTGCGAGGCCGGCGGTCACCACCCCCACCGCGCCGGTGCCGATGGCGATGCGCGGCAGGGGCTGCAGCAGCCGTGGCGCGGCCGGCGCGGCGACGAGCAGCACGAGCGCGGCGACGCCGGAGACGGACGCGAGCACGCCGCCGACGGCGAGGGCGTCGGCCAGCCCGATCGTCCCGCGAGCGACGAGCAGCGCGAAGGCGACCGTGACCGGCAGCAGGAGTGCCCCGGTGAGCAGCAGCGAGGCGCACCCGGCGCGGGGATGGTCGGACTCGGCACGTGCCGCGATGCGCACGACCGCGGCGGC
Coding sequences within:
- a CDS encoding WXG100 family type VII secretion target, with amino-acid sequence MADFGASYGEMEAMAAKLGDARDDIQAQLDQLKASVDNLLGEDFRTQHASGRFGQGYEELTTGLKSAVDGIGEMGESLRAMMHAIQDLDQQLAGG